In a genomic window of Halobiforma lacisalsi AJ5:
- a CDS encoding magnesium transporter translates to MTRQTDLPETIAMASEPSEPFTDLPLNEWRNVFFALSEEIQEHLIADMSRDELKTFIDQLDPDEVTAVLWFTDEGTRDALLTTLDSERREKIDFLLSFDPESAAGVMSLDYVTVDVTREFSEVIERVRRFEETTGQVPTIFVTENGELRGELPGVALSVANPETETISDYVQETPNVRYDRDDEEVLEVFRQNRERSVAVLDEDRDILGVIHAEDLLRLLEEARGETLYEFTGVTEEESVLDGPGTKVRRRYKWLILNLGTAFMAAAVVGLFESTIAAVAILAAYMPVVAGMGGNAGTQAMAVTVRGISLGEVSLNTGKRVIFNEVVAGAVNGTITGVLVAVIATAFSFGEFGLLLGVVIGISMVANLVIAGFFGAITPMLLDRIGYDPATSATIFITTATDVLGFFVFLGLAQAVLL, encoded by the coding sequence ATGACCCGGCAAACGGACCTACCGGAGACGATTGCGATGGCTTCGGAGCCGTCGGAGCCGTTCACGGACCTGCCACTGAACGAGTGGCGAAACGTATTCTTCGCACTCTCCGAAGAGATACAAGAACACCTCATCGCGGACATGAGTCGGGATGAATTGAAGACGTTTATCGACCAGCTCGATCCGGACGAAGTGACTGCGGTTCTCTGGTTTACTGATGAAGGGACGCGTGACGCGCTGCTCACCACGCTCGATAGCGAGCGCCGCGAAAAAATCGATTTCTTACTCTCGTTCGACCCTGAAAGTGCAGCCGGGGTGATGAGCCTCGATTACGTCACTGTCGATGTAACGCGGGAGTTCTCGGAAGTGATCGAACGCGTTCGTCGGTTCGAAGAGACGACGGGACAGGTTCCGACGATCTTCGTCACTGAGAACGGAGAATTACGTGGGGAACTCCCTGGAGTGGCGCTGTCCGTTGCCAATCCTGAAACCGAGACGATCAGCGACTACGTCCAGGAGACACCGAATGTCCGGTACGACCGCGATGACGAAGAGGTCCTTGAGGTGTTCAGGCAAAACCGCGAGCGCTCCGTTGCCGTGCTCGACGAGGACAGGGACATCCTCGGAGTAATCCACGCCGAGGACCTGTTGCGACTGCTCGAAGAGGCGCGGGGTGAAACGCTGTACGAGTTCACTGGCGTCACTGAAGAGGAAAGCGTTCTCGACGGTCCGGGAACGAAGGTACGGCGACGATACAAGTGGTTGATCCTCAATCTCGGAACGGCGTTTATGGCTGCAGCGGTGGTTGGGTTGTTCGAGTCGACTATCGCTGCTGTCGCCATCTTGGCGGCATACATGCCGGTCGTCGCCGGAATGGGTGGCAATGCTGGGACACAGGCGATGGCGGTCACGGTTCGTGGGATTTCACTCGGCGAGGTGTCGCTCAACACCGGTAAGCGTGTCATCTTCAACGAAGTCGTTGCCGGTGCTGTCAATGGGACGATTACCGGTGTGCTCGTCGCCGTGATCGCTACCGCCTTTTCGTTCGGCGAATTCGGCCTCTTACTCGGGGTCGTTATCGGTATCTCGATGGTCGCGAATCTCGTCATCGCGGGCTTTTTCGGCGCAATTACGCCGATGTTGCTCGACCGAATCGGATACGATCCGGCGACGTCTGCGACGATCTTCATCACCACGGCGACCGACGTGCTGGGCTTTTTCGTCTTCCTCGGACTGGCCCAGGCAGTCCTACTGTAA
- a CDS encoding HPr family phosphocarrier protein — protein MIQRTVTIVPEDGLHARPASRFVEAANEYDSEVTVAPVDGDPVNAASMLAVTGLNAPSGEDVVITADGPDEEAALEALEAVLTTPE, from the coding sequence ATGATTCAACGCACCGTAACGATCGTTCCGGAAGACGGCCTGCACGCACGGCCGGCCTCGAGATTCGTCGAGGCGGCAAACGAGTACGACAGCGAGGTCACGGTCGCACCAGTCGATGGTGATCCGGTCAACGCTGCGAGTATGCTCGCAGTGACCGGTCTGAACGCCCCGTCGGGCGAAGACGTCGTTATCACTGCCGACGGCCCTGACGAAGAGGCTGCACTGGAAGCGCTCGAAGCAGTGCTCACCACGCCAGAATGA
- a CDS encoding IclR family transcriptional regulator, whose protein sequence is MKPDTSDADEPRQIKSVHKAIDIVHAIKDRRGATLQELTDDLELTKSTIYTYLATLRQEGIVTQEDDGTYQLGYWVIPISNYARNNTDLYRIGRDEIDELADQTRHTAHLVTESNGNQIVLYEAMGEDAVTSDYHLRMRETPRQLYTSAAGKSILAFLPEERRDELIARTEFDDDSNAISDRGTLREQLAEIRERGYAVNDEEEIRGTRSIGAPVRGPGEAVAGAVSVTAPKTRLQNAQFTDEVPELVMEAANIIEVKIETE, encoded by the coding sequence ATGAAACCGGACACGTCGGACGCGGACGAACCCCGCCAGATCAAATCCGTGCACAAAGCGATCGACATCGTTCATGCGATCAAAGACAGGCGAGGCGCCACGTTACAGGAACTCACCGACGACCTGGAACTGACGAAATCGACGATATACACGTACCTGGCAACGCTTCGCCAGGAGGGGATCGTAACCCAAGAGGACGACGGTACCTACCAGCTCGGATACTGGGTCATTCCCATCTCGAACTACGCACGTAACAACACCGACCTCTATCGGATCGGGCGGGACGAAATCGACGAACTGGCCGACCAGACCCGTCACACCGCTCATCTGGTCACCGAATCGAACGGGAACCAGATCGTACTCTACGAAGCGATGGGGGAAGATGCGGTGACCAGCGACTACCACCTCAGGATGCGAGAAACTCCGCGCCAACTCTACACGAGCGCGGCCGGCAAGTCCATACTCGCGTTTCTTCCCGAGGAGCGTCGGGACGAGTTGATCGCGCGGACGGAGTTCGACGACGACTCGAACGCGATCTCCGATCGGGGAACGCTCCGCGAGCAACTGGCGGAGATCCGCGAACGGGGGTACGCGGTCAACGACGAAGAGGAGATCCGCGGGACCAGGTCCATCGGTGCACCGGTCCGTGGTCCGGGAGAAGCCGTCGCGGGTGCCGTCAGCGTCACCGCACCGAAAACTCGCCTGCAGAACGCACAGTTTACGGACGAGGTGCCGGAGCTGGTGATGGAGGCTGCAAACATCATCGAAGTGAAAATAGAGACCGAGTAA
- a CDS encoding HalOD1 output domain-containing protein, translating into MVTNDCDRSSDDALLRTERRESESILYTLVRAIAAAEGVPAAELESLYESVDAGALAELLEHADRRGTEVRVAFTVGEYDVVASLEETMTVHVYDAR; encoded by the coding sequence ATGGTCACGAACGACTGCGACCGGTCGTCCGACGACGCCCTCCTTCGAACCGAGCGCCGCGAGTCGGAGTCGATACTCTACACCCTCGTCAGAGCGATCGCTGCCGCCGAGGGAGTCCCCGCCGCCGAACTCGAGTCGCTATACGAGAGCGTCGACGCTGGGGCCCTCGCGGAGTTGCTCGAGCACGCCGACCGTCGAGGGACCGAGGTACGAGTCGCGTTCACGGTCGGAGAGTACGACGTCGTCGCGTCGCTCGAGGAGACGATGACGGTTCACGTCTACGACGCACGGTGA
- a CDS encoding ABC1 kinase family protein → MRGYYVRYLQVLVRFLPVAIAFLRDRRRFLLFGPSRQVTTAVHRERAKRLTDIMLDLGPAFIKVGQVLSTRPDIVPPTYVEEFATLQDEVPEDAGGDPMTVVEAELGDDPAVDLETLEPVAGGSLAFVYTAEFDSDSGRERIALKVRRPGLVSLVERDLRVIRGFVPILAAFADERQRYSIRNLADDFEEIILQELDFAREASIMAEIGENFADEDRVVVPETYDDRCSKRLVAMEYVEGRKITDDDALEAAGMGRTELATLIARTYLRMGLVDGVFHADPHPGNLAVTEGGRLVIYDYGMSQRLTRQEQDEITDLYRTLVRRDVDGLLNTLIALEVLDPDVDRVAVRQVLELVIENLEGRGDVTWRLIVTELLSMLHDFPFRIPPNVMLLMRVGTVGEGVCRSLDPEFDFIAVTRSFLVDYGFIESEFEALLEDVKADFRRSAPVVAGLPARADAVLGQLERGELLVRTEPVEGPTGGDPGVGYAVLAAALFVTAGLLTFQEGAYELLSLAGALLALAQYLRVRWTSVP, encoded by the coding sequence ATGAGAGGGTACTACGTCCGGTATCTACAGGTTCTCGTCCGGTTTCTCCCCGTCGCCATCGCCTTCCTCCGTGATCGTCGCCGGTTCCTGCTGTTCGGCCCATCCCGGCAGGTGACGACGGCGGTCCACCGCGAGCGTGCCAAACGACTGACCGATATCATGCTGGATCTCGGCCCCGCGTTCATCAAGGTGGGACAGGTGCTCTCGACGCGCCCCGACATCGTCCCCCCGACCTACGTCGAAGAGTTCGCTACCCTGCAGGACGAGGTTCCCGAAGACGCCGGCGGCGATCCGATGACCGTCGTCGAGGCGGAGCTCGGCGACGATCCAGCCGTCGACCTCGAGACGCTCGAACCCGTCGCGGGCGGGTCGCTCGCGTTCGTCTACACGGCCGAGTTCGACTCCGACAGCGGACGGGAACGGATCGCACTGAAGGTGCGACGCCCGGGGCTCGTCTCGCTCGTCGAACGGGACCTGCGCGTCATCCGGGGATTCGTCCCGATCCTGGCGGCGTTCGCCGACGAGCGCCAGCGCTACTCGATCCGGAACCTCGCCGACGACTTCGAGGAGATCATCCTCCAGGAGTTGGACTTCGCCCGCGAGGCCTCGATCATGGCCGAGATCGGCGAGAACTTCGCGGACGAGGACCGGGTCGTCGTCCCCGAGACGTACGACGATCGCTGCTCGAAGCGGCTGGTGGCCATGGAGTACGTCGAAGGCCGAAAGATCACCGACGACGACGCACTCGAGGCAGCCGGGATGGGCCGGACGGAGCTGGCGACGTTGATCGCCCGCACGTACCTCCGGATGGGGCTGGTCGACGGCGTGTTCCACGCGGATCCTCACCCCGGAAACCTCGCCGTGACCGAAGGTGGACGGCTCGTGATCTACGATTACGGAATGAGCCAGCGGCTCACGCGCCAGGAACAGGACGAGATCACCGACCTCTACCGGACGCTCGTCCGGCGGGACGTCGACGGCCTGTTGAACACGCTCATCGCCCTCGAGGTGCTGGACCCCGACGTCGACCGGGTCGCGGTCAGGCAGGTGCTCGAACTGGTGATCGAGAACCTCGAGGGCCGGGGCGACGTCACCTGGCGGCTGATCGTCACGGAACTGCTGTCGATGCTCCACGACTTTCCGTTCCGGATCCCGCCGAACGTCATGTTGCTCATGCGGGTAGGGACAGTCGGCGAGGGGGTCTGTCGGAGCCTCGACCCCGAGTTCGATTTCATCGCAGTGACGCGATCGTTTCTCGTCGACTACGGGTTCATCGAGAGCGAGTTCGAGGCGCTGCTCGAGGACGTGAAAGCGGATTTCCGGCGTTCCGCACCGGTCGTGGCGGGGCTACCGGCCCGGGCTGACGCCGTCCTCGGCCAACTCGAGCGGGGCGAACTCCTCGTCCGGACCGAGCCGGTCGAAGGGCCGACCGGCGGCGATCCGGGCGTCGGGTACGCCGTCCTTGCGGCCGCGCTGTTCGTGACGGCTGGGCTGTTGACGTTCCAGGAGGGGGCGTACGAACTCCTGAGTCTCGCGGGGGCGCTGCTGGCGCTTGCCCAGTACCTTCGCGTCCGGTGGACGTCGGTGCCGTAA
- the ptsP gene encoding phosphoenolpyruvate--protein phosphotransferase, with protein sequence MTFRISGVAVTPLSGLGTVRWYRTGGIPDAESVEAADPETELERFEEARESARDELQREREQTAERVGQEEAAVFDAHLQFLDDPQLTDSIQEAIEEGDAAEVGVDRAFGDAVDQFEGMDGMMAERADDMRDIRDRLRRLLAGDERIDLSAVPEGTVILAERLTPSDTAQLDPDRVAGFATVTGGRTSHAAIFARSLGIPAVVGLGEELLEIEERTTVAIDAEKDAVIVDPDEGTRERVSATRDVEIRTGPVETTDGTEIEVAANVGTSAELPGATRQGADGIGLYRTEFLFLDREQPPDEDEQLEVYTDALDAFPDGRIVVRTLDIGGDKPIPYLDADEEENPFLGDRGIRRSLDADADLFETQLRALLRAAMEGSGRLSVMFPLVTTVEELDGARDTVDQVATTLEKEGIPYAVPEIGVMIETPAAVTMAEELAERVDFFSIGTNDLAQYVMAASRESDAVADLHDPLHPAVLRSIRRSVEAAHDTNAWIGMCGEMAGDPDLTELLVGLGLDELSMSAVTIPTVKAEVTATESETARELADRVLSASTKAEVHEYLEGE encoded by the coding sequence ATGACCTTTAGGATATCAGGCGTCGCCGTTACGCCGCTGTCCGGTCTCGGAACGGTTCGCTGGTACCGAACCGGGGGGATACCCGACGCGGAATCTGTCGAGGCCGCCGACCCGGAGACCGAACTGGAGCGCTTCGAGGAGGCCAGAGAGAGCGCCCGTGACGAGTTACAGCGTGAACGCGAACAGACGGCCGAACGCGTCGGTCAAGAGGAAGCGGCAGTGTTCGACGCCCATCTGCAGTTCCTGGACGATCCACAGCTCACCGACAGTATCCAGGAAGCGATCGAAGAGGGGGACGCCGCGGAAGTCGGTGTAGACCGGGCGTTCGGGGACGCTGTCGACCAGTTCGAGGGGATGGATGGTATGATGGCCGAGCGTGCCGACGACATGCGGGACATCCGAGACAGGCTCCGCAGGCTGCTCGCGGGCGACGAGCGGATCGACCTATCAGCGGTCCCGGAAGGAACGGTAATTCTCGCCGAACGTCTCACCCCAAGCGATACGGCACAGCTCGATCCTGACCGAGTTGCCGGATTCGCGACGGTAACCGGGGGACGGACGTCCCACGCCGCCATCTTCGCACGTTCGCTTGGCATTCCCGCGGTCGTCGGCCTTGGCGAGGAATTACTGGAAATCGAGGAACGAACGACTGTCGCTATCGATGCCGAGAAGGACGCGGTGATCGTCGACCCTGACGAAGGGACGCGCGAGCGCGTTTCTGCTACTCGAGACGTCGAAATCCGGACAGGACCCGTCGAGACGACAGACGGCACGGAGATCGAGGTCGCTGCAAACGTGGGTACCAGTGCGGAACTCCCGGGAGCGACCCGGCAGGGGGCTGACGGAATCGGTCTCTACCGGACCGAGTTCCTGTTTCTCGACCGCGAGCAGCCGCCCGACGAGGACGAACAGCTCGAGGTATACACTGATGCACTCGACGCGTTCCCGGACGGTCGGATCGTCGTCCGCACGCTCGATATCGGCGGTGACAAACCGATCCCGTATCTCGACGCTGATGAAGAGGAGAATCCGTTCCTCGGCGACCGTGGGATCCGCCGCTCTCTCGATGCGGACGCGGACCTCTTCGAGACCCAACTCCGGGCGCTTTTGCGCGCTGCTATGGAAGGGTCCGGTCGTCTCTCAGTGATGTTCCCGCTCGTCACGACCGTCGAAGAACTCGATGGCGCCCGCGACACGGTCGATCAGGTCGCGACGACCCTCGAGAAAGAGGGTATTCCCTACGCCGTCCCCGAGATCGGGGTGATGATCGAAACGCCGGCGGCCGTTACGATGGCCGAAGAACTCGCCGAGCGCGTCGACTTTTTCAGTATCGGTACGAACGACCTGGCCCAGTACGTGATGGCCGCCTCCCGGGAGAGCGACGCCGTCGCCGACCTGCACGACCCCTTGCATCCGGCGGTCCTGCGTTCGATTCGTCGGAGCGTCGAGGCTGCCCACGACACCAACGCCTGGATCGGGATGTGCGGTGAGATGGCTGGCGACCCTGATCTGACCGAACTGCTCGTCGGCCTCGGCTTGGACGAGTTGAGTATGAGTGCGGTGACGATTCCGACGGTCAAAGCCGAGGTGACAGCAACCGAGAGCGAAACGGCTCGAGAACTGGCGGACCGCGTACTCAGTGCCAGTACGAAAGCGGAAGTTCACGAGTATCTCGAAGGCGAGTAA
- a CDS encoding universal stress protein, with product MYDRILVPTDGSDYAERAASRAFDLAETADGTVYAISIAETGPLGSVRLPGDDASAADVLTDRAATFVERLEERGADRGIDVEGEVRTGVPAHEILEYADEVDAEVVVMGTRGRGGVGRLMLGSVTDGVTRHGDLDVLVVGEQD from the coding sequence ATGTACGATCGGATCCTCGTTCCGACCGACGGGAGCGATTACGCCGAGCGGGCAGCGAGTCGCGCGTTCGACCTCGCGGAGACGGCTGACGGTACGGTGTACGCCATCAGTATCGCCGAAACCGGGCCGCTGGGCTCCGTTCGGCTCCCGGGGGACGACGCGAGTGCGGCCGACGTCCTGACCGATCGCGCAGCGACGTTCGTCGAGCGACTCGAGGAACGTGGGGCCGACCGCGGAATCGACGTCGAAGGGGAAGTCAGGACCGGCGTCCCGGCTCACGAGATCCTCGAGTATGCCGACGAGGTGGACGCGGAGGTCGTCGTCATGGGGACGCGGGGACGGGGTGGCGTCGGCCGACTGATGCTCGGGAGCGTCACGGACGGCGTTACCCGTCACGGCGATCTCGACGTGCTCGTGGTCGGGGAGCAGGACTGA
- a CDS encoding HalOD1 output domain-containing protein, with product MSDNDIVGEVIEAIAQSDNMDASEVDFILADYIDPVVLEKLENMDDGIWEFTFRVSDHQVRLTHGGTIFIDGMKYKACSGKQK from the coding sequence ATGTCAGACAATGATATTGTCGGCGAGGTGATCGAAGCGATAGCTCAATCGGATAATATGGATGCATCAGAGGTGGATTTCATCCTAGCGGACTATATCGATCCCGTGGTGTTGGAGAAGTTAGAGAACATGGACGACGGCATCTGGGAATTTACGTTTCGTGTCAGCGACCACCAGGTGCGTCTAACGCACGGTGGAACGATATTTATCGATGGAATGAAATATAAGGCCTGTTCCGGAAAGCAAAAATAA
- a CDS encoding MATE family efflux transporter, producing MAEQVLRTLMRTTDLIVAGFFSPAAVAAVGLADIYARFPLRFGIGIGDGAIALSSQDTGADATANRDQAVTQALLLGLLGGIPFVLFGLVLNESAIAVLGTLAEDGAMAQVIEYGSTYLLLIMVSAPAIHVNFIAARSIQGTGDTKTPMYVNGAVNALNILLTVGLAFGLGPLPELSVIGIAAATALADGLGAVTFLAIIGSSASDIQYVRPRRFVIAKQLVLISWPRIAEGISEMIAEFPFNAILLAFGTEVNAAYHIGRRMYQQVASPLGRGYGVAANILVGQSLGEGDSSVAYYYGLAATGLSVLTVGGLCAALFVFAERFVLLFTRDPATVEYATGFAQAYAIAAVLIAAYIVLAGSLRGGSETLTPFIARLVGTFVFLLGFTYVVGVELGYGVVAAYLAIILDFVFRVAYLAVVYYRRRWVDRGTSMMTERGSLEGSSQDD from the coding sequence ATGGCCGAACAGGTGTTGCGAACGCTGATGCGGACGACCGACCTGATCGTCGCCGGCTTCTTCTCCCCCGCGGCGGTCGCCGCGGTCGGCCTCGCGGACATCTACGCCCGGTTCCCGCTCCGGTTCGGGATCGGCATCGGCGACGGCGCGATCGCGCTCTCGAGCCAGGATACCGGCGCCGACGCGACCGCCAACCGCGACCAGGCGGTGACACAGGCGCTTTTGCTCGGGCTGCTCGGCGGGATTCCGTTCGTCCTCTTCGGCCTGGTGCTCAACGAGTCGGCCATCGCCGTGCTCGGGACCCTCGCCGAGGACGGCGCGATGGCCCAGGTGATCGAGTACGGCAGCACCTACCTGCTTCTCATCATGGTGTCGGCTCCGGCCATCCACGTCAACTTCATCGCCGCCCGGTCGATCCAGGGGACCGGCGACACGAAGACCCCGATGTACGTCAACGGCGCGGTCAATGCGCTCAACATCCTCCTGACGGTCGGGCTCGCGTTCGGCCTCGGGCCGCTGCCGGAACTGAGCGTGATCGGCATCGCCGCCGCGACGGCGCTTGCCGACGGGCTCGGCGCAGTCACCTTCCTGGCGATCATCGGCAGTTCGGCAAGCGACATCCAGTACGTCCGGCCGCGGCGGTTCGTCATCGCCAAACAACTCGTACTCATCAGTTGGCCCCGCATCGCCGAGGGCATCTCCGAGATGATCGCCGAGTTCCCGTTCAACGCAATCTTGCTCGCGTTCGGGACCGAGGTCAACGCAGCCTACCACATCGGCCGCCGGATGTACCAGCAGGTCGCCTCGCCGCTGGGCCGGGGGTACGGCGTCGCCGCCAACATCCTGGTCGGCCAGTCGCTCGGCGAGGGCGACTCGAGTGTGGCGTACTACTACGGGCTCGCGGCGACCGGACTGAGCGTGCTCACGGTGGGTGGGCTCTGTGCAGCGCTTTTCGTCTTCGCCGAGCGATTCGTCCTGCTTTTCACCCGCGACCCCGCGACCGTCGAGTACGCGACCGGGTTCGCGCAGGCGTACGCGATTGCGGCGGTGCTGATCGCCGCGTACATCGTCCTCGCGGGGTCGCTCCGGGGCGGCAGCGAGACGCTCACGCCGTTTATCGCCCGCCTCGTCGGAACCTTCGTCTTCCTGCTCGGGTTCACGTACGTCGTCGGCGTCGAACTCGGCTACGGGGTCGTCGCGGCCTACCTCGCTATCATCCTGGATTTCGTCTTCCGGGTTGCCTACCTCGCGGTCGTCTACTACCGTCGCCGGTGGGTCGACCGCGGCACGTCGATGATGACCGAGCGGGGCAGCCTCGAGGGGAGTTCTCAGGACGATTGA
- a CDS encoding M28 family peptidase, with protein sequence MTKLPDSVVGDAHTSSFHWDVLEDLVDIGNRMAGQEGERRGAERVKAAFEEVGLRNVALEEFEIDGWWRGNAVLETARSHAETYDADYQVIGLPGTPSGTVEAELVDVGYGRLEDFADADLEGNVAMASSETPADHDRRLHRMEKYASAVDAGAVGFVFRNHVEGCLPATGEIGYDNRPGPIPAVGVSREVGRRLLRHAEDGELTVELGVDARNEPTDSVNVVGEVGPDTDEVVLVTSHVDAHDIAEGANDNGAGTALVCEIARLLKRVEDDLETRVRFVPFGSEEIGLQGASHAAATLDLENVKCVINLDGAGNSRTLRVNANEFDAVATLFEEVADEYDVPLETDDTISPHGDQWAFVQEGVPASMTSSSSDSSGRGWGHTHADTLDKLDVRDLRELSVLVASAAFTAAEADREFPQRSREETKALLDEGYVQELKIGGRWPYDETGDE encoded by the coding sequence ATGACGAAACTACCTGACAGCGTCGTCGGCGACGCCCACACGAGTTCCTTCCACTGGGACGTACTCGAGGATCTGGTCGACATCGGAAACCGGATGGCCGGCCAGGAAGGCGAACGACGGGGCGCGGAACGCGTGAAAGCGGCCTTCGAGGAGGTCGGCCTGCGAAACGTCGCCCTCGAGGAGTTCGAGATCGACGGCTGGTGGCGCGGGAACGCCGTCCTCGAGACCGCCCGCTCCCACGCGGAGACGTACGACGCCGACTATCAGGTGATCGGTCTCCCCGGCACCCCGAGCGGAACCGTCGAGGCGGAGCTGGTCGACGTCGGCTACGGCCGTCTCGAGGACTTCGCGGACGCCGACCTCGAGGGGAACGTCGCGATGGCCTCGAGCGAGACGCCCGCGGATCACGACCGCCGGCTCCACCGCATGGAGAAGTACGCTAGCGCGGTCGACGCCGGCGCGGTCGGCTTCGTCTTCCGCAACCACGTCGAGGGGTGTCTGCCTGCGACCGGCGAGATCGGTTACGACAACCGCCCCGGGCCGATCCCCGCCGTCGGCGTCTCCAGGGAGGTCGGCCGACGGCTGCTCCGCCACGCCGAGGACGGCGAACTGACGGTCGAACTCGGGGTCGACGCCCGGAACGAACCGACCGACTCCGTAAACGTCGTCGGCGAGGTCGGGCCCGACACCGACGAGGTCGTGCTGGTGACCTCCCACGTCGACGCCCACGACATCGCCGAGGGGGCAAACGACAACGGCGCGGGCACCGCGCTGGTCTGTGAGATCGCCCGCCTGCTGAAACGGGTCGAGGACGACCTCGAGACCCGCGTCCGGTTCGTCCCCTTCGGCTCCGAGGAGATCGGCCTCCAGGGAGCCTCCCACGCCGCGGCGACGCTCGATCTCGAGAACGTGAAGTGCGTCATCAACCTCGACGGCGCGGGCAACTCCCGTACCCTCCGCGTCAACGCCAACGAGTTCGACGCCGTCGCGACCCTCTTCGAGGAGGTCGCCGACGAGTACGACGTGCCCCTCGAGACGGACGACACCATCAGCCCCCACGGGGACCAGTGGGCGTTCGTCCAGGAGGGCGTCCCCGCGTCGATGACCTCCTCGAGCTCGGACTCGAGCGGCCGCGGCTGGGGTCACACCCACGCCGACACGCTGGACAAACTCGACGTCCGCGACCTCCGGGAACTGTCAGTGCTCGTCGCCTCCGCGGCGTTCACCGCCGCCGAGGCGGACCGGGAGTTCCCGCAGCGCTCCCGCGAGGAGACGAAGGCGTTGCTCGACGAGGGGTACGTCCAGGAGCTGAAGATCGGCGGTCGGTGGCCGTACGACGAGACCGGGGACGAGTAG
- a CDS encoding DUF7344 domain-containing protein, giving the protein METDPSSPEGSAIDRWDQLHEVLASQERRMILYSLKDAPKERRLPLPEAAKAPDSSWDSERAAMRLEHSHLPKLAAAGYVRWERDPFCVQRGRHFEEVEAMFNLIDESIDRFPKSLITGCDIYEELYHDVRQ; this is encoded by the coding sequence ATGGAAACCGATCCATCCAGTCCGGAGGGATCCGCAATCGATCGGTGGGATCAACTCCACGAGGTCCTTGCCTCCCAGGAACGTCGAATGATACTCTACTCGTTAAAGGACGCACCAAAGGAGAGGAGACTTCCGCTTCCGGAAGCCGCGAAGGCGCCCGACTCGTCGTGGGATTCAGAGAGAGCGGCCATGCGACTTGAGCACAGCCACCTCCCGAAACTGGCCGCCGCTGGCTACGTCCGATGGGAGCGTGACCCGTTTTGCGTCCAGCGTGGCCGCCACTTCGAGGAGGTCGAAGCTATGTTCAATCTTATAGATGAATCGATTGATCGGTTTCCCAAGTCGCTGATCACGGGTTGTGATATCTATGAGGAACTGTATCACGATGTCAGACAATGA